In Paenibacillus sp. 1781tsa1, one DNA window encodes the following:
- a CDS encoding GDSL-type esterase/lipase family protein, with the protein MMKKKKSLDSAPWIWRTVSTVSILATLLLLFGFGYAIKDVIFPEGDSALTTGQEATAPSKDKEGEPAVVEDGKIRMAVIGDSLARGTGDDEGLGFVRRAGNLLKDKGYDVQVLNNLGVNGLRTDALLEKLDEQGVRYVLQQSNFILLSIGANDLFQGGQVLQGEDPPTAEQLAAALPETSKRLQEILKKVKEINPDAQIAYIGLYNPFGDVKELEKPGNAVVAAWNDAALAILNNEDKMTLVPTFDLFENHLGEYLSSDHFHPNGQGYEQIAVRIAQEFQADTPAEGSGN; encoded by the coding sequence ATGATGAAAAAGAAAAAAAGCCTTGATTCAGCACCATGGATCTGGAGAACCGTCAGTACAGTATCCATCTTGGCAACCTTGTTGTTGTTGTTTGGATTTGGATACGCTATAAAAGACGTGATTTTCCCCGAGGGAGATTCAGCGTTAACTACAGGCCAGGAGGCAACTGCTCCATCCAAGGATAAGGAAGGAGAACCCGCTGTAGTGGAAGATGGCAAGATTCGGATGGCCGTCATTGGCGATTCCCTGGCAAGAGGTACGGGGGATGATGAGGGACTCGGTTTTGTGAGACGTGCAGGGAACCTGCTTAAAGATAAAGGATATGACGTTCAGGTTCTTAACAATCTGGGTGTGAACGGTTTGAGAACGGATGCTTTATTGGAAAAACTCGATGAGCAAGGCGTACGTTACGTCCTGCAGCAGTCCAATTTTATTTTGCTATCCATTGGCGCGAATGATCTGTTCCAGGGAGGGCAAGTTCTACAGGGGGAAGATCCGCCAACAGCAGAGCAGCTGGCAGCGGCTTTACCCGAAACGTCCAAACGCCTTCAAGAGATTTTGAAGAAAGTCAAAGAAATCAATCCCGATGCACAGATTGCGTACATAGGGTTGTACAATCCATTTGGTGATGTGAAAGAATTGGAGAAGCCAGGGAATGCAGTTGTTGCCGCTTGGAACGATGCTGCACTGGCTATTTTAAACAATGAGGATAAGATGACACTTGTCCCTACATTCGATTTATTTGAAAATCATCTGGGGGAGTATCTTTCGTCAGATCATTTTCATCCAAACGGACAAGGTTATGAGCAAATTGCAGTTCGGATTGCACAGGAATTCCAGGCGGATACACCGGCAGAAGGGAGCGGAAATTAA
- a CDS encoding AraC family transcriptional regulator encodes MDNNEINLKHLDHLDHMNFRLLHVNYTSDPAWLLRKHFIETYMLLFVASGQGWLKIDGSFIELKAGGLYVGFPGQLVEANVHSLDERGMYHMSFEVTYAPEQDAGTALNMMKQLLRNEVNGEVSSSSPVAVGVICQMIYHHTMKKDGLQRYYGQIRFQELLYTMFYDVAYAEKTDLASPIEHVKGYMEQNYSKRLTIEELANVARLSPRHFMRLFKKRYGYSPVDYLTLYRIKQAQILMRNDHSYRLKDVASYMGYQDETYFRRKFKQISGVPPAAFIRNSKQKIAAVHSLSIGILLALQIIPCAAPASHPWTYYYRRKYETDKVMPLAESEITWLEQLRLVKPDYIITIGTESEVLQSQLQSIAPVCDLPWEKGDWREHLRYVASFLDRSDIAEVWLQRYEQKATVIKNQLADFIRKDKLVVLKFYGEELQLLGPRSIASVFYVDMQMEGPEGIEIYWEQGTVNIKELSVLNIERILLIVGDDEASRQTWSVVRKSEEWLELLAVQNGVIDVLLSSVLLDYTAFTHELMLDEILKLWQDRPWQKV; translated from the coding sequence ATGGACAACAACGAAATAAATTTAAAGCATTTGGATCACCTGGATCATATGAACTTTAGGCTCCTTCACGTGAATTATACGAGTGATCCTGCGTGGCTTCTGAGGAAACACTTCATTGAAACATACATGTTATTATTTGTAGCCAGTGGGCAAGGATGGTTGAAGATAGATGGAAGTTTCATTGAATTGAAAGCGGGCGGACTGTATGTAGGCTTTCCGGGGCAGCTGGTTGAGGCAAATGTGCATTCGTTAGATGAACGAGGTATGTATCACATGAGTTTTGAAGTCACGTACGCACCGGAGCAGGATGCTGGAACCGCCCTTAATATGATGAAGCAACTTTTACGTAATGAAGTGAATGGCGAGGTCAGCTCATCTTCGCCCGTTGCTGTTGGCGTGATCTGTCAGATGATTTACCACCACACAATGAAGAAGGATGGCTTGCAAAGGTACTATGGTCAGATTCGTTTTCAGGAACTGTTGTATACCATGTTTTACGACGTGGCCTATGCCGAAAAGACGGATCTGGCTTCACCAATTGAACATGTTAAAGGCTACATGGAGCAGAATTATTCCAAGAGATTAACTATTGAGGAATTAGCAAATGTGGCACGATTGAGCCCTCGACATTTCATGCGTTTATTCAAGAAAAGGTATGGCTACAGTCCAGTCGACTATTTAACGCTATATCGAATTAAACAAGCCCAGATCTTAATGAGAAATGATCACAGTTATCGACTCAAGGATGTGGCATCGTACATGGGGTATCAGGATGAGACGTATTTCCGGCGTAAATTCAAGCAAATCTCCGGCGTTCCACCGGCAGCGTTTATACGTAATAGCAAACAAAAAATTGCTGCGGTTCATTCTTTGAGCATTGGTATACTGCTTGCATTGCAGATCATTCCATGTGCCGCGCCGGCAAGTCATCCATGGACATATTATTACAGACGTAAATATGAAACGGACAAAGTTATGCCACTCGCTGAGAGTGAGATCACCTGGCTGGAACAGCTTCGATTAGTTAAGCCTGATTATATTATTACGATTGGGACGGAGTCTGAGGTTTTGCAAAGTCAGCTTCAATCCATTGCTCCTGTGTGTGACCTTCCGTGGGAAAAAGGGGATTGGAGAGAGCATTTGAGATATGTTGCAAGCTTTTTGGACAGGTCTGATATTGCAGAGGTATGGCTTCAAAGATATGAACAGAAAGCAACGGTCATAAAGAATCAGCTTGCGGATTTCATACGAAAAGACAAGCTAGTTGTACTCAAATTTTATGGCGAAGAGTTGCAATTGTTAGGTCCAAGGAGCATTGCTTCCGTTTTTTACGTTGATATGCAAATGGAAGGTCCCGAAGGAATTGAAATTTATTGGGAGCAGGGCACAGTGAACATTAAGGAGTTGTCTGTTCTTAACATTGAAAGAATATTACTGATTGTTGGTGATGATGAGGCATCCAGACAAACATGGTCTGTTGTGCGTAAGTCTGAAGAGTGGCTTGAGCTGTTAGCGGTACAGAATGGCGTAATAGATGTCCTTTTGTCGAGCGTCCTGCTGGACTACACGGCGTTTACCCATGAGCTTATGTTGGATGAAATATTAAAGTTATGGCAAGATCGTCCATGGCAAAAAGTCTGA
- a CDS encoding ABC transporter substrate-binding protein — protein sequence MRFRWLTVICTMMLMLVISACGAAGKEASTSEGKEAGTANSSTTEASQVKKVNTEMGEIEIPVNPQKIVGLSVVYPEFLYSLGIVPIAVQNYHEEFPSYLQEPFANTMKMGIGRTPNFEALMEAAPDLIIAPDWWSKKDYDQLTLIAPTVLLPQRDDWRDELRDMAKILDKEEQAEKVIQDLVAKEKVTADKLDKLIGEETVLYIRVMEKEIVLHGENLDRGNFVHKRLGMKPLPNFPKDQTAMSVSLEVLPEYDADHLIVQLDDETNPEIKKKFEDMLSTSLWKNLKAVKQDHVYMVGGKEWFNLGMSPLADEYVIDDIVAAFEEKNK from the coding sequence ATGAGATTCAGATGGTTAACCGTCATATGTACAATGATGTTGATGCTCGTTATTTCGGCTTGTGGGGCAGCAGGTAAAGAAGCGTCTACGAGTGAAGGCAAAGAAGCGGGTACCGCCAATTCTTCAACGACAGAAGCAAGTCAGGTGAAGAAAGTGAATACGGAAATGGGAGAAATTGAAATCCCGGTAAACCCACAAAAAATAGTGGGTCTGTCTGTTGTATATCCAGAGTTTTTATATTCACTTGGGATCGTACCCATTGCTGTACAGAACTACCATGAGGAGTTTCCTTCTTACTTGCAGGAACCGTTCGCAAACACGATGAAAATGGGAATAGGAAGAACGCCTAACTTTGAAGCCCTCATGGAGGCAGCTCCGGATTTAATTATCGCTCCTGACTGGTGGTCCAAAAAGGACTATGATCAGCTTACTCTGATTGCCCCTACCGTACTTTTACCACAGCGTGATGATTGGCGTGATGAACTGCGGGATATGGCCAAAATTTTGGACAAAGAAGAGCAGGCAGAAAAGGTTATTCAGGATTTGGTCGCTAAGGAAAAGGTAACTGCTGACAAATTGGATAAGCTGATTGGTGAAGAGACTGTTCTCTACATTAGAGTAATGGAAAAAGAAATTGTACTGCATGGAGAGAATCTTGACCGAGGAAACTTTGTCCACAAACGATTGGGAATGAAGCCACTTCCTAATTTCCCGAAAGATCAAACGGCCATGTCCGTATCCTTGGAAGTACTGCCTGAATACGACGCAGATCATCTGATCGTTCAGCTGGATGATGAGACTAATCCGGAAATTAAAAAGAAATTTGAAGATATGTTATCGACATCGTTATGGAAAAACCTGAAAGCTGTCAAGCAGGACCATGTTTACATGGTGGGTGGCAAGGAATGGTTCAATCTGGGAATGTCTCCGCTTGCCGACGAATATGTCATTGATGATATTGTTGCTGCTTTTGAAGAAAAAAACAAATAA
- a CDS encoding NAD(P)/FAD-dependent oxidoreductase codes for MNEEDIYDVTIIGGGPAGMYAAFYAGMRDMKVKIIEGKDQLGGFLHTYAEKTIWDVGGLPPMKCSKLIEWLVQQANTFNPTFVLNCKVERFTRLDNGIWSMFTTEGDIHYTRTIIVAVGRGVAEVQKLELQEPIECEYENLHYTVQNPAHFSGKRVLISGGGNSAVDWAIELAKLAHSVVVIHRNNEFRAMERNVSEMNNITDVRTPYSITQLHNNGERIHQVVITHMESQDKVVLEVDEVVVSHGYKSNLSDLASCGIEMDDGMVRMSHHAQTSLPGVFAAGDCATHESKVRLIAGAFNDAIVAVNSAKQYMTPDAPKMAYVSSHNEIFREKNRQIPRF; via the coding sequence ATGAATGAAGAAGATATCTATGATGTAACCATCATTGGAGGCGGACCTGCAGGCATGTATGCGGCTTTTTATGCAGGGATGCGTGACATGAAAGTTAAAATCATCGAAGGTAAAGACCAGCTTGGTGGATTTCTGCATACCTATGCGGAAAAAACAATTTGGGATGTAGGTGGTCTACCGCCTATGAAATGTTCGAAGTTGATCGAGTGGCTTGTTCAGCAGGCCAATACGTTTAATCCAACGTTTGTATTGAATTGCAAAGTGGAAAGGTTCACTCGACTGGATAACGGAATATGGAGTATGTTTACCACTGAAGGGGATATCCATTATACGCGTACGATTATTGTTGCGGTAGGCCGTGGTGTCGCAGAAGTTCAGAAGCTGGAGCTTCAGGAGCCAATTGAATGTGAGTATGAAAATCTTCATTACACCGTGCAAAATCCAGCACATTTTTCAGGGAAACGTGTGCTCATTTCAGGAGGAGGCAACAGTGCAGTAGACTGGGCAATTGAACTTGCTAAACTTGCACACAGTGTAGTCGTAATCCACCGGAATAATGAGTTCCGTGCAATGGAACGAAATGTGAGCGAGATGAACAATATAACGGATGTGAGAACACCATATAGTATCACGCAGCTTCACAATAATGGTGAACGAATCCATCAAGTTGTGATTACGCATATGGAAAGTCAGGACAAAGTCGTGTTGGAAGTGGATGAAGTCGTTGTTAGTCACGGATATAAAAGCAATTTAAGTGATCTGGCCAGTTGTGGCATAGAAATGGACGATGGAATGGTTCGAATGAGCCACCATGCACAGACGAGTCTTCCAGGTGTTTTTGCAGCAGGGGATTGTGCGACCCACGAGAGCAAAGTCAGACTCATTGCCGGAGCCTTCAATGATGCGATTGTTGCAGTCAATAGTGCGAAACAATACATGACACCAGACGCACCCAAGATGGCCTACGTTTCCTCACATAATGAAATTTTCAGAGAAAAGAATCGACAAATCCCAAGATTTTAA
- a CDS encoding GNAT family N-acetyltransferase: MSNNVEAPVLMIRECELRDAEAVTGLMREVSYPTTANVMKERIECLETNPNACMLVAEVDEQIIGVIGLQCVQSHAYPEPAAQITSLIVGQEHRGGGIGRRLMARAEDWGRQQGGKQLFVTGANREVTSTTYSFYEHIGFQKRGYRFSKVLL; the protein is encoded by the coding sequence ATGTCCAATAATGTTGAGGCCCCTGTACTGATGATCCGAGAGTGTGAACTGCGAGATGCTGAAGCGGTAACGGGACTGATGCGAGAGGTCAGCTATCCGACAACAGCCAATGTCATGAAAGAACGCATTGAATGTTTGGAAACCAATCCTAACGCATGCATGCTTGTTGCCGAAGTGGATGAACAAATTATTGGTGTGATTGGCTTGCAATGTGTGCAAAGTCATGCCTATCCAGAACCTGCCGCACAAATTACTTCCCTGATTGTAGGTCAAGAACATCGTGGTGGTGGTATTGGCCGTCGTCTGATGGCTCGTGCCGAAGATTGGGGCAGACAGCAAGGTGGTAAACAACTGTTTGTCACAGGTGCGAACCGTGAAGTGACTTCAACAACGTACTCTTTTTATGAGCACATTGGTTTTCAGAAGAGAGGTTATCGGTTCAGTAAAGTTCTTCTATAG
- the purT gene encoding formate-dependent phosphoribosylglycinamide formyltransferase — MWGAPFTAQAKKMLLLGSGELGKEVVIEAQRLGVETIAVDRYENAPAMQVAHRSYCIDMLDAEALKQLIRKEKPHYIVPEIEAIATEALLELEEEGFCVVPTARAARLTMDREGIRRLAAEQLKLPTADYLFADNLEQLQDAVRELGTPCVIKPLMSSSGKGQSVCRTPGDVEDCWNIALSGARGKSVRVIVESFVQFDSEITLLTVRSVSGTVFCPPIGHIQKDGDYVESWQPHAMTPEQWEQACHIAKSVTDELGGYGLFGVELFLTSDGVVFSEVSPRPHDTGMVTMVTQDSSEFALHVRAILGFPVTGVHLLTPGASATLKANDETSDFTVGGIEEALALPRTQIRVFGKPETKVGRRMAVALSAGQDVEEARKTAVQAANMLKVEVNHVQ; from the coding sequence ATGTGGGGTGCTCCTTTTACGGCTCAAGCCAAAAAAATGCTGCTATTAGGCAGTGGAGAATTGGGAAAAGAGGTCGTTATTGAGGCCCAACGACTGGGTGTAGAGACGATCGCTGTTGATCGTTATGAGAACGCACCTGCAATGCAGGTCGCGCACCGGTCTTACTGCATCGACATGCTGGATGCCGAAGCTTTGAAACAATTGATCCGTAAAGAAAAACCTCATTACATCGTACCTGAGATTGAAGCTATTGCAACAGAAGCTTTACTGGAGCTTGAGGAAGAGGGATTTTGTGTAGTACCTACTGCCCGAGCTGCACGTCTAACGATGGATCGCGAAGGCATCCGTCGTCTTGCAGCCGAACAATTGAAACTTCCTACAGCTGATTACCTTTTTGCGGATAACCTGGAACAACTTCAGGATGCCGTACGTGAGCTTGGCACACCTTGTGTTATTAAACCATTGATGAGTTCTTCCGGCAAAGGGCAGAGTGTATGCCGTACACCGGGGGATGTGGAGGATTGCTGGAACATTGCTCTTTCGGGGGCTCGTGGCAAATCCGTTCGTGTCATCGTGGAGAGCTTTGTGCAATTTGACAGTGAGATTACATTACTTACCGTTAGGTCTGTATCAGGCACCGTATTCTGTCCTCCGATAGGCCACATTCAAAAAGATGGGGATTATGTCGAATCGTGGCAGCCTCATGCGATGACTCCTGAGCAATGGGAGCAGGCTTGTCATATTGCCAAATCCGTTACGGATGAACTTGGCGGCTATGGACTGTTTGGAGTGGAATTGTTCCTAACATCGGATGGTGTTGTGTTCAGCGAGGTATCTCCTCGTCCGCACGACACAGGTATGGTTACAATGGTGACGCAAGACAGTTCCGAGTTTGCGCTGCATGTACGTGCAATTCTTGGTTTTCCGGTTACAGGTGTACATCTGTTGACACCGGGAGCTTCAGCGACGCTGAAGGCTAATGATGAAACATCTGACTTTACTGTAGGCGGGATTGAAGAAGCGTTGGCTCTTCCTCGTACTCAGATTCGTGTATTTGGCAAACCTGAGACCAAAGTAGGACGCCGAATGGCTGTAGCGCTAAGTGCTGGCCAAGATGTGGAAGAAGCTCGTAAAACAGCGGTGCAAGCCGCTAATATGCTGAAAGTGGAGGTAAATCATGTCCAATAA
- a CDS encoding CAP domain-containing protein produces the protein MKKKWMKTVVTSSLTAVLAVGVMLPASASAADSTYKTVTTYKITSTDSLKAYLEKWLKQNGYTVSEGQIVEKPATQPDQTTKPAEPTTKPTQPTTKPTQPTTKPTQPTTKPEQPTKPAQPTQEEKPATTPAKDPSNTGNTGNNTSNNGSESTQSDFATQVVKLVNAERAKAGLSALTSDALLDKVAVAKVKDMSNNNYFDHQSPTYGSPFDMMKQFGVTYSYAGENIAKGQKTPQEVVTAWMNSAGHRANILSKNFTHIGVGFYNGYWAQEFIGK, from the coding sequence TTGAAAAAGAAATGGATGAAAACTGTCGTAACGAGTAGTCTGACAGCCGTACTGGCCGTAGGTGTAATGCTTCCTGCTTCCGCGTCTGCTGCAGATTCAACATATAAGACTGTCACCACTTACAAAATTACAAGTACAGACAGCCTGAAAGCATATCTGGAGAAATGGCTGAAACAAAACGGATATACTGTATCCGAGGGGCAAATCGTAGAGAAGCCTGCTACACAGCCTGATCAAACGACCAAACCTGCTGAGCCGACTACAAAGCCAACTCAGCCGACTACAAAGCCAACTCAGCCGACTACAAAGCCAACTCAGCCGACAACTAAGCCTGAGCAACCGACTAAACCAGCACAACCAACACAAGAAGAAAAACCGGCAACGACACCGGCTAAAGATCCTTCAAACACGGGTAACACAGGTAACAATACAAGTAATAATGGTAGCGAAAGCACACAATCCGACTTTGCTACGCAAGTTGTAAAGCTTGTGAACGCTGAGCGTGCCAAAGCAGGTCTGAGCGCACTGACTTCAGATGCTCTTCTGGACAAAGTAGCTGTAGCCAAAGTAAAAGATATGAGCAACAATAACTATTTTGATCACCAGTCACCTACGTATGGTTCTCCGTTTGATATGATGAAACAATTCGGAGTAACTTACAGCTATGCAGGTGAGAACATTGCCAAAGGACAAAAAACACCTCAGGAAGTTGTAACAGCCTGGATGAATAGTGCAGGACACCGTGCCAATATCCTGAGCAAAAACTTTACGCATATCGGTGTAGGGTTCTACAACGGATACTGGGCTCAAGAGTTTATCGGTAAATAA
- a CDS encoding ABC transporter ATP-binding protein: MSAETIADRREAKGASEKKLNERFVYQDDEIIEKPFNWKEFGRLFAYMKPYAKQLLPLVILMMILGTITKLSVPFLISLAIDRAIAPATGLPSMTMLYLIAGSIFVLYLIQWAANTYRIKLTNIIGQRVIYDLRSDLFKHIQKLSFNFFDKRPAGSVLVRVTNDINSLQDLFTNGAVNVMIDCVQLLGIIVILLLINWKLGLAVIITVPIMFIISTKLRVLIRRAWQDVRMKNSRINSHLNESIQGIRVTQAYTQEKENMKYFDNMNLSSKKSWDRASAMNQGFGPLIEITGGFGTLILFWFGAYLIQQDQLTVGLLVAFANYVGNFWDPINRLGQMYNQLLVAMASSERIFEFMDEKPSIADKPGAKPLPSIKGDIAFENVVFEYEKGRQALKGISFSAAAGQSIALVGHTGSGKSTIINLISRFYDISGGRLTIDGQDVRDVTVESLRSQISIVLQDTFIFSGTIRDNIRFGRLDATNEEVEDAAKAVNAHEFIMKLPGGYDTEVEERGNVLSMGQRQLLSFARALLADPRILILDEATASIDTETELKIQEALKVLLQGRTSFMVAHRLSTIRNADNIIVLDHGEIKEEGNHEQLIQKQGVYNGLIEAQYRFL; encoded by the coding sequence ATGAGTGCCGAAACGATAGCAGACAGGCGCGAGGCCAAAGGGGCCTCTGAGAAGAAACTGAATGAACGATTTGTGTATCAGGATGATGAAATTATTGAAAAACCGTTTAACTGGAAAGAATTCGGACGTTTATTTGCATACATGAAACCTTATGCGAAACAACTGTTGCCACTCGTTATTCTAATGATGATTCTCGGTACCATTACGAAATTATCCGTACCTTTTCTGATCAGTCTGGCGATTGACCGGGCCATCGCACCGGCAACAGGGCTGCCAAGTATGACCATGCTTTATCTTATCGCAGGCTCCATATTTGTGTTGTATCTCATTCAATGGGCAGCCAATACGTACCGGATCAAATTGACGAACATTATTGGACAGCGCGTTATCTACGATCTTCGCTCGGATCTGTTCAAGCATATCCAGAAGCTGTCCTTTAACTTTTTTGACAAAAGACCGGCAGGTTCCGTTCTGGTGCGTGTGACGAATGATATTAACTCCCTTCAGGATCTATTCACTAACGGTGCAGTTAACGTCATGATCGACTGCGTGCAGCTGCTCGGGATCATTGTAATCTTGCTGTTGATTAACTGGAAACTGGGTCTTGCCGTAATCATTACGGTGCCAATCATGTTTATCATCTCGACCAAACTGCGAGTGCTGATCCGTCGTGCCTGGCAGGATGTTCGAATGAAAAACTCTCGTATTAACTCCCACTTGAATGAATCCATTCAGGGGATTCGAGTGACTCAGGCTTATACACAGGAAAAAGAGAATATGAAGTATTTTGACAACATGAATTTGTCCAGCAAAAAGTCATGGGATAGAGCATCAGCGATGAACCAGGGCTTCGGACCACTGATTGAGATCACAGGCGGATTCGGTACATTAATCCTCTTCTGGTTTGGTGCTTATCTGATTCAACAGGATCAGTTGACCGTGGGATTACTTGTTGCTTTTGCCAACTATGTCGGCAACTTCTGGGACCCAATCAACCGTTTGGGACAGATGTACAATCAGTTGCTGGTTGCGATGGCATCATCGGAGCGCATCTTCGAATTCATGGATGAAAAACCAAGTATTGCGGATAAACCAGGTGCCAAGCCACTTCCTTCTATTAAAGGAGATATTGCATTCGAAAATGTGGTGTTCGAATACGAGAAGGGCAGACAGGCGCTGAAAGGAATCAGCTTCTCGGCGGCTGCGGGACAATCAATTGCACTTGTTGGTCATACGGGCTCAGGTAAAAGTACGATCATCAATCTGATCAGTCGTTTCTATGATATATCCGGCGGACGTCTCACCATTGACGGACAGGATGTGCGGGATGTAACGGTAGAGAGTTTACGCAGCCAGATCAGCATTGTATTACAGGATACCTTCATCTTCTCGGGTACGATTCGTGACAATATTCGATTTGGACGACTGGATGCAACGAATGAAGAGGTGGAGGACGCAGCCAAAGCAGTCAATGCACATGAGTTCATCATGAAGTTGCCTGGCGGATATGATACTGAAGTAGAGGAACGCGGGAACGTATTATCCATGGGACAAAGGCAATTATTATCCTTTGCCCGTGCGCTACTTGCTGATCCACGCATACTGATTCTGGATGAAGCTACAGCCAGTATTGATACGGAGACAGAGCTTAAAATCCAGGAAGCGCTGAAGGTGCTTTTGCAGGGAAGAACGTCCTTTATGGTCGCTCACCGTCTCTCCACCATCCGGAATGCAGATAACATTATTGTCCTGGATCATGGTGAAATTAAAGAAGAGGGCAACCATGAGCAGCTTATCCAAAAACAAGGTGTGTATAATGGATTAATAGAAGCTCAATACAGATTTTTGTGA
- a CDS encoding ABC transporter ATP-binding protein: MDVLRQLQIFFWEKRTYLFVSILFLALATALGLVYPYMLRILIDDVIVPRTFEDVPIIALTVLGVVILKAGMQFLHGFFGGRLGNFLAYRLRNACYEKLQFLSFRYYDTAKTGDLMSRLTGDLEAIRNFIGFGFAQILNMVLMVVFGAIMMMTMSWQLTLFTLICIPLLAFVALRFESKIHPAFQEMRLALSSLTTAVQENITGVRTVKSFAREPYEVEKFSTRNERYKTNQIHAATLWSRYFPIMEILASVSIVLLLVIGGRMVIQNTLTLGELVAFFSLIWYIIGPMWNLGFHINNYTQSKASGERVLELLNTPVDVEETQDPVIVEADQVNGHVTFESVTFAYGNKMPAVTDINFDAAPGSVIGFLGGTGSGKSTIIQLLMRAYNVNSGTIKLDGKNIKDIGIRSLRSQIASVFQETFLFSSSIRNNISYGLKNVTMDEIIRAAKLAKAHDFIMEFPDGYDTVVGERGMGLSGGQKQRIAIARALLKNPKILVLDDATSAVDMETEHEIQSGFQEVMRGRTTFIIAHRISSLRHADEILVLDEGRVVQRGKHTELIEVPGPYQDVYKIQYADYIARGKREAGEQVNS; this comes from the coding sequence ATGGATGTTCTTAGGCAACTGCAAATCTTTTTTTGGGAAAAGCGAACGTATTTATTTGTATCAATCTTGTTCCTCGCCTTAGCGACCGCACTTGGGTTGGTGTATCCGTACATGCTGAGAATATTGATTGATGATGTTATTGTTCCGCGCACTTTTGAAGACGTTCCCATAATTGCCTTGACTGTGTTAGGTGTAGTGATTTTAAAAGCAGGAATGCAGTTCTTGCATGGCTTTTTTGGAGGACGCTTGGGTAACTTCCTGGCGTACAGACTTCGTAACGCATGTTATGAAAAGCTTCAATTTTTATCCTTCCGTTATTATGATACGGCCAAGACAGGTGATCTGATGTCCCGCCTCACGGGAGATTTAGAAGCCATCCGTAACTTTATCGGATTTGGTTTCGCCCAGATTCTCAACATGGTTTTGATGGTCGTATTCGGCGCAATCATGATGATGACCATGAGTTGGCAGCTTACACTGTTCACGCTCATATGCATCCCATTACTTGCCTTCGTTGCGCTGAGATTCGAATCCAAAATTCACCCTGCGTTTCAGGAGATGCGGCTGGCGCTCAGTTCACTGACAACAGCGGTACAGGAGAATATTACTGGCGTGCGTACGGTAAAATCCTTTGCACGTGAGCCTTATGAAGTGGAGAAATTCTCCACACGTAATGAGCGTTACAAGACGAATCAGATTCATGCCGCAACATTGTGGAGTCGTTATTTTCCGATCATGGAGATTCTTGCTTCGGTGAGCATCGTGCTGTTGCTGGTGATCGGTGGAAGAATGGTTATACAGAATACGCTGACACTTGGTGAACTCGTTGCCTTTTTCAGTTTGATCTGGTACATAATCGGTCCAATGTGGAATCTGGGGTTCCATATCAACAACTATACGCAATCCAAAGCTTCAGGTGAACGGGTGCTCGAACTGCTCAATACGCCAGTGGATGTGGAAGAAACGCAAGATCCGGTCATTGTGGAAGCAGACCAAGTGAATGGTCATGTGACATTTGAATCCGTTACCTTTGCCTACGGCAACAAAATGCCAGCGGTAACCGATATTAATTTTGATGCTGCACCCGGTTCTGTAATCGGTTTCCTCGGGGGGACAGGGTCAGGTAAATCGACCATCATTCAGCTTCTGATGCGTGCATATAACGTCAACTCGGGTACGATCAAGCTGGATGGCAAAAACATTAAAGATATAGGCATTCGCAGTTTGCGGAGTCAGATCGCTTCTGTTTTCCAGGAAACATTCCTGTTCTCATCCAGCATTCGCAATAATATTTCCTACGGACTTAAGAATGTCACCATGGATGAGATTATCCGTGCAGCCAAGCTGGCCAAGGCTCATGACTTCATTATGGAGTTCCCGGACGGATATGACACGGTGGTTGGTGAACGCGGCATGGGATTATCGGGTGGACAGAAACAGCGGATTGCGATCGCAAGGGCTTTGCTGAAAAATCCGAAAATCCTGGTACTCGATGATGCAACCAGCGCCGTGGATATGGAGACGGAACATGAGATTCAATCCGGTTTCCAGGAAGTAATGCGCGGTAGAACTACATTTATTATTGCACACCGGATATCTTCACTAAGACATGCAGATGAGATTCTGGTGCTGGATGAAGGTCGCGTGGTACAACGTGGCAAACATACCGAACTTATTGAAGTACCTGGACCATACCAGGATGTTTATAAAATTCAATACGCAGATTATATTGCCCGCGGTAAGCGGGAGGCTGGGGAGCAGGTGAATTCATGA